From the genome of Candidatus Dormiibacterota bacterium:
GAGCACCTCGTAGGCGCTGCCGTCCGCCCCCTTCTTGGGATCGCGGGCGCCGTAGACGCAGGCGTCCACCCGTGCCTGGACCATCGCCGCGGCGCACATCGGGCAGGGCTCGAGGGTGACCACCACGGTGACGCCGCCGAGCCGCCAGCCGCCGAGCAGCCGGGCGGCGCGGCGCAGCACCAGCATCTCCGCGTGGGCGGTGGCGTCCCGGGCGCGCTCCATGCGGTTGGAGGCGGCGGCGATCACCCGTCCCCGGTGCACCGCGACGGCGCCGACCGGCACCTCGCCGCGACGGCCCGCGTCCCGCGCCAGGCGGAGCGCATGACCCATCCACTGCTCGTGGGGCGCGCCCTCGGGCGTGACCACGACGGCCACCGGGGCGCCTAGCCGGCGACGGCCAGCGGGATCGGCTTGAGGTCAGGCCGCTCGGTCACCCGCATCACATCGTCGACGAAGCGCACCCGCTCGAAGGTGATGCAGTTCACCGGACAGTGGTCCTCGCAGATGCGACAGTTGGTGCAGCGGTCGTAGTTGATGAAGATCTGCCCAG
Proteins encoded in this window:
- the tadA gene encoding tRNA adenosine(34) deaminase TadA produces the protein MAVVVTPEGAPHEQWMGHALRLARDAGRRGEVPVGAVAVHRGRVIAAASNRMERARDATAHAEMLVLRRAARLLGGWRLGGVTVVVTLEPCPMCAAAMVQARVDACVYGARDPKKGADGSAYEVLRHPAGNHRVAVVEGVLAGECGELLSGFFAALRRDRRAGR